The Geobacter sp. AOG2 genome includes a window with the following:
- a CDS encoding hydrogenase — protein sequence MNSFADQLLVLVLLINILILGTHRARVAIRAIALQGIVLGTMPLFIHPVQGHILLITLFVVLAKGLCIPWLLFGALSKIEFSEDLQPFLGYAGNVIAGAVATLLAFVFATRLPLAPHHQQLLTVPAALATILAGFIALASRRKALNQVIGYLLLENGIFIFGLLLTEAVPLMVEAGALLDLIAGIFVMGIIINQISREFSSIDTSRMTALREEE from the coding sequence ATGAATTCCTTTGCCGACCAATTGCTGGTGCTGGTGCTGCTAATCAATATCCTCATCCTGGGAACCCACCGGGCCCGCGTCGCCATCCGCGCCATTGCCCTCCAGGGTATCGTCCTGGGAACCATGCCGCTGTTCATCCACCCGGTACAAGGACATATCCTGCTGATTACCCTGTTTGTCGTGCTGGCAAAGGGGCTCTGTATCCCCTGGCTGCTTTTCGGTGCTCTCAGCAAGATCGAATTCAGCGAAGACCTGCAGCCCTTTCTCGGTTATGCCGGGAATGTCATCGCCGGGGCCGTGGCAACCCTTCTGGCTTTCGTCTTCGCCACACGGCTCCCCCTGGCGCCCCATCACCAGCAACTATTGACCGTGCCGGCAGCGCTGGCCACCATTCTGGCAGGGTTCATCGCTCTTGCCAGTCGCCGCAAGGCCCTCAACCAGGTAATCGGCTATCTGCTGCTGGAGAACGGAATATTTATCTTCGGTCTGCTCCTGACCGAAGCCGTGCCGTTGATGGTAGAGGCGGGTGCGCTCCTGGACCTGATCGCCGGCATCTTCGTCATGGGGATCATCATCAACCAGATCAGTCGCGAATTTTCATCCATCGACACCAGCCGCATGACCGCCCTGCGGGAGGAGGAGTAA
- the rpe gene encoding ribulose-phosphate 3-epimerase — translation MKKIAPSILSADFSRLGDEIRAVEAAGADYIHIDVMDGHFVPNITIGPLIVEAARRVTSLPLDVHLMIENPDHYIPDFAAAGADIIVVHAEAVHHLHRTVQLIRSLGKKAGVSLNPATPLNVLEYVIADLDLVLLMTVNPGFGGQSFIEACLPKIQALRGMLDRRGGEAELEVDGGVKTSNIARIAHAGADVFVAGSAVFGSPDYAATIAEMKRLTREPLL, via the coding sequence ATGAAAAAAATCGCCCCATCCATCCTCTCGGCCGACTTTTCCCGCCTCGGCGACGAAATCCGCGCCGTGGAGGCTGCCGGTGCAGACTACATCCATATCGACGTCATGGACGGCCACTTTGTCCCCAATATCACCATCGGCCCGCTGATTGTGGAGGCGGCACGCCGGGTGACCAGCCTGCCGCTGGACGTGCACTTGATGATCGAAAACCCCGACCACTACATCCCGGACTTCGCCGCCGCCGGGGCCGACATCATCGTGGTGCATGCCGAGGCGGTCCACCATCTGCACCGCACCGTGCAGTTGATCCGGTCCTTGGGCAAAAAGGCCGGCGTGTCCCTCAACCCCGCCACGCCGCTCAATGTTCTGGAGTATGTGATTGCCGACCTGGATCTGGTACTGTTGATGACCGTCAACCCCGGTTTCGGCGGCCAGAGTTTCATCGAGGCGTGCCTGCCCAAGATCCAGGCCCTGCGCGGCATGCTCGACCGGCGAGGCGGCGAGGCTGAACTTGAGGTGGACGGCGGCGTCAAGACCTCCAATATCGCCCGCATCGCCCATGCCGGCGCTGATGTCTTCGTGGCCGGCAGCGCCGTATTCGGCAGCCCTGACTACGCCGCCACCATTGCCGAGATGAAGCGCCTGACCAGGGAACCGCTTCTTTAG
- the rsmB gene encoding 16S rRNA (cytosine(967)-C(5))-methyltransferase RsmB has protein sequence MSGRVTVTANPRQSACQVLLRIAKEGGFADRLIDRELEKGHLTGPDRGLFPELVFGVLRRRGSLDHILAQLLDKPLDTLQPQALTILRLGLYQLACLDRIPESAAVNESVNLAKELVPRAGGLINAVLRNYLRRKNDLTFPDPASNPGASIAARHSQPEWLVTQWLDQLDLPEAEALAEASSRQPPLTLRANTLRTTRDELLRLFTESGVSATPCAHSPHGIQVEGRHQLPTLPGYREGLFAVQDEASQMVALLLDPQPGERVLDCCAAPGGKATHLAQLLANRGELLATDISRAKLPVVREAAQRLGIDCLAVATADLHRPETLPTGTFDRVLLDAPCSGLGVIRRNPEAKWRLTPDDILRLAAAQKAMCANTATMVKDGGTLIYSTCSTSREENEEVVQDFLSRHPNYVLENLNELFPNYRELFTAAGMFRAWPHRHGMDGFFAARLRKS, from the coding sequence TTGAGCGGCCGGGTTACCGTCACCGCAAACCCCCGTCAATCTGCCTGCCAGGTCTTGCTCCGCATTGCCAAGGAGGGGGGCTTCGCCGACCGGCTCATCGACCGAGAACTGGAGAAAGGCCACCTGACCGGACCGGACAGGGGACTGTTCCCGGAGTTGGTCTTTGGCGTGCTCCGCCGCCGGGGCAGCCTCGACCACATCCTGGCGCAACTCCTCGACAAGCCCCTTGACACGCTCCAGCCCCAGGCCCTGACGATCCTGCGCCTGGGGCTGTACCAACTTGCCTGCCTGGACCGGATACCCGAATCCGCCGCCGTCAACGAGTCGGTCAACCTGGCCAAGGAGTTGGTCCCGCGAGCCGGCGGCCTGATCAACGCCGTGCTGCGCAATTACCTGCGCCGCAAGAACGATCTCACCTTTCCCGATCCCGCCTCAAACCCGGGCGCCTCCATTGCCGCCCGGCACTCCCAGCCGGAATGGCTCGTTACCCAGTGGCTCGACCAACTCGATCTCCCGGAAGCGGAGGCCTTGGCCGAGGCGTCGTCCCGGCAGCCACCTCTAACATTGCGTGCCAATACCCTGCGGACGACGCGGGACGAGTTGCTCCGCCTTTTCACCGAGAGTGGTGTGTCCGCGACCCCCTGCGCTCACTCCCCTCACGGCATCCAGGTGGAGGGGAGACACCAGCTCCCCACCCTGCCCGGCTACCGGGAGGGCCTGTTCGCCGTGCAGGACGAGGCGTCCCAGATGGTTGCACTGCTCCTGGACCCGCAGCCCGGGGAACGGGTGTTGGACTGCTGCGCCGCCCCCGGAGGCAAGGCGACTCACCTGGCACAGTTGCTGGCAAACCGCGGCGAACTGCTGGCCACAGACATATCCCGCGCCAAGCTTCCGGTGGTCCGGGAGGCGGCCCAACGACTGGGCATCGACTGTCTTGCCGTCGCCACCGCCGACCTGCACCGCCCCGAGACATTGCCCACAGGGACCTTCGACCGGGTCCTTCTGGACGCCCCTTGTTCCGGCCTGGGGGTCATCCGCCGCAACCCTGAGGCCAAGTGGCGGCTCACGCCGGACGACATCCTGCGGCTTGCCGCCGCCCAGAAGGCCATGTGCGCCAATACGGCGACCATGGTAAAAGACGGCGGGACTCTCATCTATTCCACCTGTTCCACCTCCCGGGAGGAGAACGAAGAGGTGGTGCAGGATTTCCTTTCACGCCACCCCAATTATGTGCTAGAAAACCTGAACGAACTTTTTCCGAACTATCGGGAACTTTTCACTGCCGCGGGGATGTTCCGCGCCTGGCCCCACCGCCACGGCATGGACGGTTTCTTCGCGGCGCGGCTGCGAAAGTCATAG
- a CDS encoding diguanylate cyclase, which translates to MSNSVLIIDDSDTVRERIIHTLESHELFARYHEADDGLEGFKKLLSSPVDVILCDLEMPRIDGFKFLNMIKARPDLQDVPVIILTGMNDRDLKIKGLEQGASDYITKPFDPEELVARVKIHLKIKHLQDDLKRTNELLLELSNTDHLTGLFNRRYLMEALEKEFQRSLRKGGNLSLIILDIDHFKKVNDTYGHLQGDVVLNKVALQLQKELRSYDIAARYGGEEFVALLPDAMLKEALFVAERVRQSVQATKFNGALAPLSITVSMGIATLPTPDGTTVDTFIKMADDALYRAKANGRNRVEYLTPAP; encoded by the coding sequence ATGTCCAACAGCGTTTTGATCATAGACGATTCGGATACTGTCCGCGAGCGCATCATCCATACACTTGAATCGCATGAGCTTTTCGCACGCTATCACGAAGCCGACGATGGCTTGGAGGGGTTCAAGAAACTGCTTTCATCCCCGGTGGACGTTATTCTCTGCGATCTGGAGATGCCCCGCATCGATGGCTTCAAATTCCTGAATATGATCAAGGCGCGCCCCGATCTGCAGGATGTGCCGGTCATCATACTGACCGGAATGAATGATCGGGATTTAAAGATCAAGGGGCTCGAACAAGGCGCCAGCGACTATATCACGAAACCTTTCGACCCCGAAGAACTGGTGGCGCGGGTCAAGATCCACCTCAAAATCAAACACCTGCAGGACGATCTCAAGCGAACCAATGAGCTTCTGCTGGAGCTGTCCAACACCGACCATCTGACCGGCCTCTTCAACCGCCGTTACTTGATGGAGGCCCTGGAAAAGGAATTCCAGCGCAGCCTCCGCAAAGGGGGGAACCTCTCCCTGATCATCCTCGACATCGACCACTTCAAAAAGGTCAACGATACCTACGGCCACCTGCAGGGCGATGTGGTGCTGAACAAGGTGGCACTCCAACTCCAGAAGGAACTCCGCAGTTACGACATCGCCGCCCGCTACGGCGGCGAAGAATTCGTCGCCCTCTTGCCGGATGCTATGCTTAAGGAGGCGCTGTTCGTTGCCGAGCGTGTTCGCCAATCAGTCCAGGCGACCAAATTCAACGGGGCGCTGGCTCCCCTGTCAATTACCGTCAGCATGGGTATCGCCACACTGCCGACACCCGACGGTACAACAGTTGACACCTTCATCAAGATGGCCGACGACGCACTCTACCGGGCCAAGGCCAATGGTCGAAACCGGGTGGAATACCTCACCCCCGCCCCTTGA
- a CDS encoding CoA pyrophosphatase — MDLPERARAALAARSRRAMEAGPVPAAVLLPLFLRNGDYHLLFTKRTGHLLHHSGEISFPGGALNPEEEPEQGALRETWEEVGIPPSQVEILGSLDDFYSIHHYLVTPLVGLIPDDYPYAVNPGEIERIIEAPVTHFLDPAVLRMEPRQWQGQSFMVRHYDFRGDDIWGLTAAILAQFLEIVFADELG; from the coding sequence ATGGACCTGCCGGAGCGCGCACGCGCAGCCCTGGCGGCCCGTAGCCGCAGGGCCATGGAGGCCGGGCCGGTACCTGCCGCGGTATTACTGCCGCTCTTCCTGCGCAATGGCGACTATCACTTGCTCTTTACCAAGCGGACCGGCCACCTGCTGCACCATAGCGGAGAGATATCGTTTCCCGGCGGCGCTCTCAACCCAGAGGAAGAACCGGAACAGGGAGCCCTGCGCGAAACCTGGGAGGAGGTCGGCATCCCTCCCTCCCAAGTGGAGATTCTGGGTAGCCTGGATGATTTCTACTCCATCCATCATTATCTGGTGACCCCCCTCGTTGGCCTCATTCCGGACGACTACCCTTACGCCGTCAACCCTGGTGAGATCGAACGCATCATCGAAGCGCCGGTCACCCATTTCCTCGATCCCGCGGTCCTGCGCATGGAGCCGCGCCAGTGGCAGGGACAATCCTTCATGGTGCGCCACTACGATTTCCGCGGGGATGATATCTGGGGCTTGACCGCGGCTATTCTGGCTCAATTTTTAGAAATTGTGTTTGCCGACGAATTGGGGTAA
- a CDS encoding NADH-quinone oxidoreductase subunit C — MSSDGILKTFANGQIVRVKDVPEIALEAFLQEIVDLTGLGWRIASYFGVPEREGVALWCILAGSQERLGVFRSWVEERLPSITSACPEAHLFEREIAEQCGIPVDDHPWFKPVRYQRSFDRTRDAWGRGKDEPILPAVGDFYRISGEEAHEVAVGPVHAGIIEPGHFRFQCHGETVFHLEIALGYQCRGIEQALIGGPQAATMAQMETIAGDTTIGHATAYAMIREGLTGTEPPPQAETVRSVALELERLANHCGDMGALAGDVGFLPTMSFCGRIRGDFLNMTALLCGSRFGRGLVRPGGTYFGCAPSQTAELAKRLEEARKDYDGAVKLMWDSPSVMERLEKTGRVGSDDALALGLVGPAARACGIVRDVRHDHPYGLYRSFHPSVCVEPGGDVLARALVRWKESEVSMEFALDRLGSLPGGACMSASGEMEKEHLAVALVEGWRGEVCHVAITDGGGKFLRYKVKDASFHNWSGLALALRNGRISDFPLCNKSFNLSYCGFDL; from the coding sequence GTGAGTAGCGATGGTATTCTCAAGACATTTGCCAACGGCCAAATCGTCCGTGTCAAGGATGTACCGGAGATAGCGCTGGAGGCATTTCTTCAGGAGATTGTGGACCTGACGGGGTTGGGATGGCGCATAGCCTCCTACTTCGGCGTGCCGGAACGGGAAGGGGTCGCCCTGTGGTGTATTCTTGCGGGTAGCCAGGAGCGTCTGGGCGTGTTTCGCTCGTGGGTGGAGGAACGCCTGCCGAGCATTACCTCCGCTTGTCCCGAAGCGCACCTGTTTGAACGGGAGATCGCCGAGCAGTGCGGCATCCCGGTGGACGACCACCCCTGGTTCAAACCGGTGCGTTACCAGCGGTCATTCGACCGGACCCGTGACGCTTGGGGACGGGGAAAGGATGAGCCGATTCTCCCCGCCGTAGGAGATTTCTACCGCATCAGCGGGGAGGAGGCTCACGAGGTCGCCGTGGGACCGGTGCATGCTGGCATTATCGAGCCGGGGCATTTTCGCTTCCAGTGCCACGGCGAGACGGTTTTCCATCTGGAGATCGCCCTGGGGTACCAGTGCCGGGGCATTGAACAGGCGCTAATCGGCGGCCCCCAGGCCGCCACCATGGCGCAGATGGAAACAATCGCCGGAGATACCACCATCGGCCATGCCACGGCCTATGCCATGATCCGGGAAGGATTGACTGGTACAGAGCCGCCGCCCCAGGCCGAGACCGTCCGATCGGTTGCCTTGGAACTGGAACGGCTGGCCAACCATTGCGGCGACATGGGGGCACTGGCCGGAGATGTGGGCTTTCTGCCGACCATGTCTTTCTGTGGCAGGATCCGGGGGGATTTTCTCAACATGACCGCCTTGTTATGCGGCAGCCGTTTCGGTAGAGGGCTGGTGCGGCCCGGCGGTACCTACTTCGGTTGTGCGCCGAGTCAGACGGCGGAATTGGCAAAACGTCTGGAGGAGGCGCGCAAGGACTACGATGGGGCGGTGAAGCTGATGTGGGATTCCCCCTCGGTCATGGAGCGCCTTGAAAAGACCGGTCGGGTCGGCAGCGACGACGCCCTGGCCCTCGGGCTGGTTGGCCCGGCAGCCAGGGCCTGCGGCATCGTGCGGGATGTGCGCCATGACCACCCCTACGGTCTCTACCGGTCGTTTCACCCGTCGGTGTGTGTGGAACCGGGGGGGGATGTGCTGGCCCGCGCCTTGGTCCGCTGGAAGGAATCGGAAGTCTCCATGGAGTTCGCGCTTGATCGGCTTGGTTCGCTGCCCGGAGGGGCATGCATGTCGGCCAGCGGAGAGATGGAGAAGGAACACCTGGCGGTGGCGTTGGTCGAGGGGTGGCGCGGCGAGGTGTGCCACGTGGCTATCACCGATGGGGGTGGGAAATTTCTCCGCTACAAGGTCAAGGACGCCTCGTTCCATAACTGGTCCGGCTTGGCCCTGGCCTTGCGCAACGGTCGGATATCCGATTTTCCACTCTGCAACAAGAGCTTCAATCTCTCCTACTGCGGGTTTGATCTCTAG
- a CDS encoding proton-conducting transporter membrane subunit, translated as MFTLLVLIPVTGALIAWLIPSNEKRPWVMPAVACLHLILVVVIIAVPPPQSRNEWIDLDAIGKLFLLEVSALFAACAFYSVSYLHYRRERNNRVLCMGMQVCLAAMSLAAGVHHMGLLWLAIETTTLSMAPLVYFNRNARSIEATWKYMLICSIGIALALLGIFFLAYSTVVAGLPPSLLLEPLQSYAPRLPIGWLNAAFVFLLVGYGTKMGLAPLHTWKPDAYGEAPGLVGAMLAGGLANCGFIGLIRIYQICMASGNVHFYRAALVGAGLLSLFTAAAFLVHQTDFKRMLAYSSVEHMGLFAVALGLGGKALYGAMLHLIGNGLAKGVLFLAAGNIHRAFASKSRDSARGALRRAPWSGALFLAGFFAMTGSPPFLIFSSEYSFFAAAFTQGHPLVGGLLALLLMVAFLGMAMTVLPVVFGEPPKNRERTRYHDKALLVVPPLALLTILGVVGIWLPQPLYKLVNAAAALLEVAR; from the coding sequence CTGTTTACCCTCCTGGTCCTTATCCCGGTGACGGGCGCCCTGATCGCCTGGCTGATTCCCTCCAACGAGAAACGTCCCTGGGTGATGCCAGCTGTGGCCTGTCTGCATCTGATACTTGTTGTGGTCATCATAGCCGTGCCGCCGCCCCAGTCCCGCAACGAATGGATCGATCTGGACGCCATAGGCAAGTTGTTCCTGCTCGAGGTGTCTGCACTGTTCGCGGCCTGCGCCTTCTATTCGGTCAGTTACCTGCACTATCGCCGGGAACGGAACAACCGGGTGCTCTGCATGGGGATGCAGGTCTGTCTCGCGGCCATGTCCCTGGCGGCGGGGGTCCATCATATGGGGCTGTTATGGCTAGCCATCGAGACCACCACCCTTTCCATGGCACCCTTGGTCTACTTTAACCGCAATGCCCGTTCCATCGAAGCGACCTGGAAGTACATGCTGATCTGCTCCATCGGCATCGCTCTGGCGCTGCTGGGCATCTTCTTTCTGGCCTATTCCACGGTTGTGGCCGGGCTCCCTCCGTCACTTCTATTGGAGCCGCTTCAGAGCTATGCGCCCCGTTTACCGATTGGGTGGCTCAATGCCGCCTTTGTCTTTCTGCTGGTGGGGTACGGCACCAAGATGGGGCTGGCGCCGCTGCACACCTGGAAACCGGATGCCTACGGTGAGGCGCCGGGCCTGGTGGGGGCCATGCTGGCCGGGGGGCTGGCAAATTGTGGTTTTATCGGATTGATCCGTATCTACCAGATATGCATGGCTTCGGGCAATGTGCATTTTTACCGGGCGGCGTTGGTTGGGGCTGGGCTTCTGTCGCTCTTCACGGCGGCGGCTTTTCTGGTGCACCAAACCGACTTCAAGCGCATGCTGGCCTATTCCAGCGTCGAGCACATGGGCTTGTTTGCCGTGGCGTTGGGGTTGGGGGGCAAGGCGCTCTACGGAGCCATGCTACACCTGATCGGCAACGGCTTGGCCAAGGGGGTACTTTTCCTTGCGGCCGGCAACATCCACCGGGCCTTTGCCTCCAAAAGCCGGGACAGCGCCCGTGGCGCCTTAAGGCGCGCGCCCTGGAGCGGGGCCCTGTTCCTGGCCGGTTTTTTCGCTATGACCGGCTCGCCTCCCTTCCTCATCTTCTCCAGTGAATACTCCTTTTTTGCCGCCGCGTTCACCCAAGGACACCCACTCGTGGGGGGGCTGCTGGCGCTGCTGCTGATGGTGGCCTTCCTCGGGATGGCAATGACCGTGCTGCCGGTGGTCTTCGGCGAGCCTCCCAAAAACCGGGAACGGACCAGATACCATGATAAGGCCCTGCTGGTCGTCCCGCCGCTGGCGCTTTTGACTATCTTGGGGGTGGTGGGGATCTGGCTGCCACAGCCGCTGTACAAGCTCGTGAATGCCGCTGCGGCACTTCTGGAGGTGGCCCGGTGA
- the ndk gene encoding nucleoside-diphosphate kinase: protein MERTFAIIKPDAVERKLAGKILDRIEANGFAIRGMKKIKMTREQAEGFYYVHKERPFFNDLCAFMSRSPVIVLCLEKENAIADWRTLMGATNPANAEAGTIRKDFAINIEENSAHGSDAPETAAFEIPYFFNAFELV from the coding sequence ATGGAACGTACATTTGCCATCATCAAGCCGGATGCCGTTGAGCGCAAGCTGGCCGGAAAAATTCTGGACAGGATCGAGGCCAACGGCTTCGCGATTCGCGGCATGAAGAAGATCAAGATGACCCGTGAGCAGGCTGAAGGCTTCTACTATGTGCACAAGGAGCGCCCCTTCTTCAACGACCTGTGCGCCTTCATGTCCCGCAGCCCGGTGATCGTGCTCTGCCTGGAGAAGGAAAACGCCATTGCCGACTGGCGTACCCTGATGGGCGCCACCAACCCGGCCAATGCCGAGGCTGGCACCATCCGCAAGGATTTCGCCATCAACATCGAGGAAAACTCGGCCCACGGTTCCGATGCGCCCGAAACGGCCGCCTTCGAGATCCCTTACTTCTTCAACGCGTTTGAACTGGTGTAA
- the htpX gene encoding zinc metalloprotease HtpX — translation MNMLKTTFLMGLLTVLLVTIGGALGGRGGMTMAFLLAAGMNFFSYWFSDKMVLSMYGARQIEETDDPRFYGIVRRLAQRANLPMPKVYLIDSDTPNAFATGRNPEHAAVAATTGIMRILGDDELAGVMAHELTHVKNRDILISSIAATFAGAITYLAQMAQWAAIFGGGRRDDDEGGGVFGMLFMAILAPIAAMLVQMAISRSREFGADAGGASISGNPLSLASALQKLEMANQRIPMESNAATAHMFIVNPLTGGGLMTLFSTHPPITERVARLQDMSRTHSF, via the coding sequence ATGAATATGTTGAAAACCACCTTTCTCATGGGACTTCTGACCGTCCTCCTGGTGACCATCGGGGGGGCATTGGGGGGAAGGGGCGGCATGACCATGGCCTTTCTGCTGGCTGCCGGAATGAACTTCTTCTCCTACTGGTTTTCGGACAAGATGGTTCTCTCCATGTACGGCGCCCGCCAGATCGAAGAGACGGATGACCCGCGTTTTTACGGGATCGTACGCCGCTTGGCCCAGCGAGCCAACCTACCCATGCCCAAGGTGTACCTGATCGATTCCGACACCCCAAACGCCTTTGCCACCGGCCGCAATCCGGAACATGCCGCCGTAGCCGCCACCACCGGCATCATGCGCATTCTGGGGGATGATGAACTGGCCGGCGTCATGGCCCATGAACTGACCCACGTCAAGAACCGGGACATCCTCATCTCCTCCATTGCTGCCACCTTTGCCGGGGCGATCACCTACCTGGCCCAGATGGCCCAATGGGCTGCCATCTTCGGCGGCGGCCGACGGGATGACGACGAGGGGGGCGGCGTCTTCGGCATGCTCTTCATGGCTATCCTGGCCCCCATTGCTGCCATGTTGGTGCAGATGGCCATCTCCCGGTCGCGGGAATTCGGCGCCGATGCCGGCGGAGCAAGCATCTCCGGCAACCCGCTCTCCCTGGCCAGCGCCCTGCAAAAACTGGAAATGGCCAACCAACGTATCCCCATGGAGAGCAATGCGGCCACGGCCCATATGTTCATCGTCAATCCCCTGACCGGCGGCGGCCTGATGACGCTCTTCTCCACCCATCCGCCCATCACCGAGCGGGTGGCGCGCTTGCAGGACATGTCGCGGACACACAGCTTTTGA
- a CDS encoding transglutaminase family protein: MRIILRALIVIILTLSAAFPATAALFKKLDKPPLSERWFGIYVDNERVGFYRQVISETPDGYLMEGDGSTRMKVMGFSKESATRETYLVGKSLALRSFEVEQAINGTASRISGRVSGNIIRIKSVINGKTTEKQLKCKGEVYPGPALNLYPLMHDVSTGRSYTILSFDPEEVKVKEVRISVLGEGKTPDSQPALKLRNNLYPFVNNDIWVDDKGNTLLESVREGLVITRAEDPKQLGSFVGGVALAKKDLIYDFSLVRAEPPIADSKKLTGLSVEISGWNDSLPLLQEGGQTVERGGEGRIIVKTGQAVAKTAQAKESVSRENYLKPAEKIESDAPEIVAKAKDVADGRKEPQEIVKALVSWTSDWMRDTVEDGGGAVASLKSRTGNCQTHARLYTALARAAGIPTRFVSGLVYLDGKGFLYHSWAESLLNGRWVAVDPTYDQVPADPTHLKLLEGHLPEDMAPIVAIIGRIHIKVLETMY; the protein is encoded by the coding sequence ATGAGAATTATTCTCCGTGCACTTATTGTCATAATCCTCACCCTGTCCGCTGCATTCCCGGCCACAGCCGCCCTGTTCAAGAAACTGGACAAGCCGCCGCTTTCGGAACGTTGGTTCGGGATCTACGTGGATAACGAACGGGTCGGCTTCTATCGCCAGGTAATCTCCGAAACCCCCGACGGCTACCTGATGGAGGGTGACGGAAGCACGCGCATGAAAGTCATGGGATTTTCCAAGGAGTCGGCGACGCGGGAAACCTATCTGGTGGGAAAAAGTCTCGCACTTCGCTCCTTCGAGGTGGAGCAGGCTATCAACGGTACCGCCTCACGCATCTCCGGCAGGGTCAGTGGCAACATCATCCGCATAAAAAGCGTGATCAACGGCAAAACTACGGAGAAACAGCTCAAATGCAAAGGCGAGGTCTACCCCGGACCGGCTCTCAATCTCTATCCCCTGATGCATGACGTCTCCACCGGCAGATCCTATACCATCTTGTCCTTTGACCCGGAAGAGGTCAAGGTGAAGGAAGTCAGAATCAGTGTTCTGGGGGAGGGAAAAACACCCGATTCCCAACCGGCCCTCAAGCTGCGCAACAACCTGTACCCCTTCGTCAACAACGATATCTGGGTGGACGACAAGGGTAATACGCTCTTGGAATCGGTACGCGAGGGCCTGGTGATCACCAGGGCCGAAGACCCCAAGCAACTCGGTTCGTTCGTGGGTGGCGTGGCGCTGGCCAAGAAGGATCTGATCTATGATTTCAGTCTGGTGCGGGCCGAACCGCCCATCGCTGATTCCAAGAAACTGACCGGCCTCAGCGTGGAAATCAGCGGTTGGAACGATAGCCTGCCGCTCCTGCAGGAGGGGGGACAGACCGTGGAGAGGGGCGGCGAAGGCAGGATCATAGTCAAAACGGGACAGGCGGTTGCAAAGACGGCCCAAGCCAAAGAGTCTGTTAGCCGTGAGAACTACCTGAAGCCGGCAGAGAAAATCGAGTCAGATGCGCCGGAGATTGTCGCCAAGGCCAAGGACGTTGCGGACGGCAGGAAAGAACCTCAGGAGATCGTCAAGGCCCTGGTATCATGGACATCGGACTGGATGCGCGACACAGTAGAGGATGGGGGGGGGGCTGTTGCCAGCCTCAAATCCCGCACCGGCAACTGCCAGACCCATGCTCGTCTCTACACGGCACTGGCCCGGGCGGCCGGCATCCCGACCCGTTTCGTATCGGGGCTGGTTTATCTGGACGGCAAAGGGTTCCTCTATCATAGCTGGGCCGAGAGCCTGCTGAATGGTCGATGGGTGGCCGTTGATCCGACCTACGACCAAGTGCCGGCTGACCCGACTCACCTGAAGCTGCTGGAAGGGCATCTACCGGAGGACATGGCGCCGATCGTCGCCATCATCGGCAGGATCCACATCAAGGTGCTGGAGACCATGTACTAA